One window from the genome of uncultured Umboniibacter sp. encodes:
- the ispE gene encoding 4-(cytidine 5'-diphospho)-2-C-methyl-D-erythritol kinase — MSIEVLSPAKLNLNLHIIGQRDDGYHLLESYFQLLEFGDTMNFAAQSREITITPAVSGIPIEENLIFKAAKLLKTSVGNSLLGAKITLQKRLPMGGGLGGGSSNAATTLVALNKLWKLNLSIDELAAFGLKLGADVPFFIRGSSAWVEGIGERITPHPSQGHWYVVLRPRVSVSTAAIFSHPELTRDTPSSTVAAVLRQGGRNDCEPVVRSLYSEIDSTIEWLNKFSPARLTGTGACVFAAFKSKEDAEAIFRQRPETCDGFVAQGINNSPVEQIS; from the coding sequence TAAGCTCAACCTTAACCTCCATATCATTGGTCAGCGTGATGATGGTTACCATCTACTAGAAAGTTATTTTCAACTCCTTGAGTTCGGTGACACGATGAATTTTGCGGCGCAATCCAGGGAAATTACTATAACCCCTGCTGTCTCGGGCATTCCGATCGAAGAAAATCTTATTTTTAAAGCTGCCAAGCTACTCAAGACCTCAGTTGGGAATAGCCTACTAGGTGCTAAAATCACGCTACAAAAACGGCTCCCGATGGGCGGAGGTCTAGGAGGCGGAAGCTCGAACGCCGCCACCACTCTCGTCGCTTTAAATAAGCTTTGGAAACTTAACTTAAGTATCGATGAACTCGCGGCATTTGGATTGAAGTTAGGCGCTGATGTCCCTTTCTTTATCCGCGGCAGCAGCGCATGGGTTGAAGGGATAGGTGAGCGCATTACGCCTCATCCTTCGCAAGGCCATTGGTACGTTGTATTACGCCCCCGTGTTTCGGTCTCTACAGCTGCCATTTTTAGCCATCCCGAATTGACAAGAGACACCCCGAGCAGTACAGTAGCGGCCGTTTTGAGGCAGGGTGGTCGCAATGATTGCGAGCCTGTCGTAAGATCACTGTACTCGGAGATTGATAGTACAATAGAATGGCTGAATAAATTTTCGCCAGCTAGACTAACCGGGACAGGTGCTTGCGTTTTTGCAGCATTCAAAAGTAAAGAGGACGCGGAGGCAATTTTTCGCCAGCGACCTGAAACATGCGACGGTTTCGTAGCACAGGGGATCAACAATTCACCTGTAGAGCAAATTAGTTAG
- a CDS encoding ribose-phosphate pyrophosphokinase, translating to MANLMVFTGNANPELAKKVCDELHIPLGKASVGSFSDGEVMVEIKENVRGQDVFIIQPTCRPANDNLMELIVMVDALRRASAQRITAVVPYFGYARQDRRVRSARVAISAKVVADMLVGVGVDRVLTVDLHAEQIQGFFDVAVDNCYGSVRQLQDIIEQHYDNPIAVSPDIGGVVRARAVAKKLDTDLAIIDKRRPRANVAEVMNIIGEVDGRTCIMVDDIVDTAGTLCSAASALKKRGAAKVVAYCTHPVLSGPAIDNLNNSELDELIVNDTIPLSEDARNCKKIRVLSLAPMLAESVRRISNEESISALFD from the coding sequence GTGGCTAACCTAATGGTATTTACCGGGAATGCAAACCCGGAATTAGCAAAAAAAGTATGCGATGAACTTCACATTCCACTCGGCAAGGCGTCAGTAGGCTCCTTCTCGGATGGCGAAGTAATGGTAGAGATTAAAGAGAACGTGCGAGGTCAAGACGTTTTCATTATTCAACCAACCTGTCGCCCAGCGAACGACAATCTCATGGAGTTGATCGTGATGGTTGACGCCCTCCGCAGAGCGTCAGCTCAGCGTATTACCGCTGTAGTTCCCTACTTTGGTTATGCTCGCCAAGATCGTCGCGTACGCTCAGCCCGCGTCGCAATCTCTGCGAAGGTTGTTGCGGATATGCTAGTAGGCGTTGGGGTTGACCGCGTACTCACCGTTGATCTTCACGCTGAACAGATTCAAGGCTTCTTCGATGTCGCCGTCGACAACTGCTACGGAAGCGTTCGCCAGCTCCAGGATATCATCGAGCAACACTACGATAATCCTATCGCAGTTTCTCCTGATATCGGCGGTGTGGTTCGTGCACGGGCCGTCGCCAAGAAGCTAGATACCGATCTAGCAATTATTGACAAACGCCGTCCGCGAGCCAACGTTGCTGAAGTTATGAATATTATCGGCGAAGTCGATGGCCGTACCTGTATCATGGTTGATGATATTGTTGATACCGCTGGCACGCTTTGTAGTGCAGCCTCCGCACTTAAGAAGCGCGGCGCGGCAAAAGTTGTCGCCTATTGCACACACCCAGTACTATCTGGTCCTGCAATTGACAATCTAAATAATTCTGAGCTTGACGAATTGATTGTTAACGATACAATCCCGCTCTCAGAAGATGCGCGCAATTGTAAAAAGATTCGTGTATTATCCCTCGCGCCGATGTTAGCCGAATCCGTTCGTCGCATCAGCAACGAGGAATCAATCAGCGCATTGTTCGACTGA
- a CDS encoding 50S ribosomal protein L25/general stress protein Ctc yields MTDYTLKAEVRDNMGKGASRRLRRLEGQVPAIVYGGDKEPLTISLPHKDLSRALDDEAFYSHIITIKIGRKSEKVILKDLQRHPAKPIIVHADFLRVSAKEKINVKVPLHFLNAESSKGVKLEGGSVITQLNELEVSTLPKDLPEFIEVDLLEVGAGDTLHISDVVLPKGVESVALNHGADHDLAILTIKKPKGVVADDSADAAEAADEEDSAE; encoded by the coding sequence ATGACTGATTACACATTGAAGGCTGAAGTCCGTGACAACATGGGGAAAGGTGCGAGCCGCCGCCTGCGTCGCTTGGAAGGCCAAGTTCCAGCTATCGTTTACGGTGGCGATAAAGAGCCTTTAACTATCTCACTACCTCACAAAGATCTATCTCGTGCACTTGACGATGAAGCTTTCTACAGCCACATCATCACGATTAAGATTGGTCGTAAGTCTGAAAAGGTTATCCTGAAAGACCTACAACGCCACCCGGCTAAGCCAATCATCGTTCACGCCGATTTCTTGCGCGTTTCCGCGAAAGAAAAGATCAATGTGAAAGTTCCACTTCACTTCCTAAACGCTGAGTCTTCAAAAGGCGTTAAGTTAGAAGGTGGTTCTGTTATCACTCAGCTAAACGAACTAGAAGTCAGCACACTTCCGAAGGATCTCCCTGAGTTCATCGAAGTTGACCTTCTTGAAGTTGGCGCTGGTGATACACTACACATTTCTGACGTTGTTCTTCCAAAAGGCGTTGAAAGTGTAGCTCTTAACCACGGCGCAGATCACGACTTAGCAATTCTTACTATTAAGAAGCCTAAGGGTGTTGTTGCAGACGATTCTGCTGACGCTGCCGAGGCTGCTGACGAAGAAGATTCAGCTGAGTAA
- the pth gene encoding aminoacyl-tRNA hydrolase, translating into MSNIKLIVGLANPGSQYEGTRHNAGADFVNELARLHGASLVSESRFHGLAARITIAGKDVRLLIPTTFMNRSGQSVAAIANFFKIEPEQILVAHDELDLGPGIAKLKKGGGHGGHNGLRDIISSLANNKNFIRLRIGIGHPGSAKQVANYVLTRPSADDRIGIDHAIDRTLQCIEPIASGDLDQAMLKLHTQN; encoded by the coding sequence TTGTCGAACATTAAACTCATCGTAGGTCTTGCCAACCCAGGCAGCCAATATGAGGGAACTCGACACAATGCTGGCGCCGACTTCGTCAACGAGTTGGCGCGCCTCCACGGCGCGTCACTTGTTTCTGAATCACGTTTTCATGGCCTTGCGGCAAGAATTACGATCGCAGGCAAAGACGTTCGCCTCCTAATTCCAACCACCTTTATGAATCGTTCCGGCCAATCGGTCGCGGCGATCGCAAACTTCTTTAAAATCGAACCTGAGCAAATCCTAGTCGCTCATGATGAGCTTGACCTTGGGCCGGGTATCGCAAAACTAAAGAAAGGTGGCGGCCATGGTGGACATAATGGGCTTCGCGACATTATTTCCTCCCTCGCTAATAACAAAAACTTTATCCGTCTGCGCATTGGCATCGGCCATCCGGGCTCTGCGAAACAAGTCGCTAACTATGTGTTAACTCGCCCGAGCGCGGACGACCGGATTGGTATCGATCACGCTATAGATCGTACACTACAATGTATTGAGCCAATTGCCTCGGGTGATCTTGACCAAGCAATGCTCAAACTTCACACACAGAATTGA
- the ychF gene encoding redox-regulated ATPase YchF, which yields MGFNCGIVGLPNVGKSTLFNALTKAGIDAENFPFCTIEPNAGVVPVPDPRVDAISAIVGPERIVPTTMEFVDIAGLVAGASKGEGLGNKFLGNIRDTDAIAHVVRCFDDDNVIHVANAINPAADIEVINTELALADLESCEKAIQRNQKLAKGRDADAIKLVSILEQLIPHLNEAKPLRSLDLSEDDLKAVKHFNFLTLKPTMYIANVDEEGFENNPHLEVVRAIATEERAELVVICNKMEAEIAELEDDEKAEFLSELGWDEAGLDRVIRAGYDLLGLHTYFTAGVKEVRAWTIPIGATAPQAAGKIHTDFEKGFIRAEVIGYDNYIEYNGEAGSKEAGKWRLEGKEYIVADGDVIHFRFNV from the coding sequence ATGGGTTTTAATTGCGGAATTGTAGGCCTACCGAACGTGGGTAAATCAACGCTCTTTAATGCATTAACCAAAGCAGGGATCGACGCCGAAAACTTCCCTTTTTGTACCATTGAGCCGAACGCTGGCGTAGTCCCTGTACCCGATCCACGTGTCGACGCAATTTCAGCAATCGTTGGCCCCGAGCGCATCGTACCAACCACTATGGAGTTCGTTGATATTGCAGGCCTTGTGGCCGGCGCATCAAAGGGCGAAGGCCTTGGCAACAAATTCCTCGGTAACATTCGTGATACCGATGCCATTGCTCATGTTGTTCGCTGCTTCGATGACGACAACGTCATTCACGTTGCCAACGCGATTAATCCCGCTGCGGATATCGAGGTAATCAATACCGAGCTGGCACTTGCGGACTTGGAAAGTTGTGAGAAAGCAATACAGCGCAATCAGAAGCTTGCAAAGGGCCGCGACGCCGATGCCATTAAACTGGTCTCAATACTTGAGCAGCTTATCCCCCATCTTAACGAAGCTAAACCTCTTCGCAGCTTAGACCTAAGCGAAGATGACTTAAAGGCCGTAAAGCATTTTAACTTTCTGACCTTAAAGCCTACCATGTACATCGCTAATGTGGATGAAGAAGGCTTCGAGAATAACCCTCATCTTGAAGTGGTTCGCGCTATTGCGACCGAAGAGCGCGCAGAGTTAGTGGTTATTTGTAATAAGATGGAAGCTGAGATCGCCGAACTTGAGGACGATGAGAAGGCTGAGTTCCTATCGGAGCTTGGTTGGGATGAAGCTGGTTTGGACCGCGTCATTCGCGCAGGATACGACCTGCTAGGTCTCCACACCTACTTCACCGCTGGCGTCAAGGAAGTTCGCGCCTGGACCATCCCAATTGGCGCAACCGCACCTCAGGCTGCAGGAAAGATCCACACTGACTTCGAAAAGGGCTTTATTCGCGCTGAAGTCATTGGTTATGACAACTACATAGAATACAACGGTGAGGCCGGATCTAAAGAGGCTGGTAAGTGGCGCCTGGAGGGTAAGGAATACATCGTTGCCGATGGCGACGTTATTCATTTCCGTTTTAACGTCTAA
- a CDS encoding YebC/PmpR family DNA-binding transcriptional regulator has product MGRAFQNRKESIAKTSDAKSKVYSKYGREIYVVAKQGGSDPDGNLSLRGLIDRAKKDQVPSHVIDKALKKAEGGGGENFDRARYEGFGPGNCMVIVDCLTDNPNRTFGDVRQCFTKTKTKIGTQGSVSHMFDHSAIFSFQHDDEDAVLEALMMADVDVTDIEQDAEIINVFAPQTEFFKAKQALQDAFGEIDFEMAEIQFIPQTTTEINEDDKPMFDKFLAMLDDLDDVQRVYHNAE; this is encoded by the coding sequence ATGGGCAGAGCATTCCAAAACCGTAAAGAGTCGATTGCAAAGACATCTGATGCTAAATCAAAGGTTTATAGTAAGTACGGACGTGAAATTTACGTTGTTGCCAAACAAGGCGGTAGCGATCCCGACGGCAACTTAAGCCTTCGCGGATTAATTGATCGCGCTAAAAAAGATCAGGTCCCTTCACATGTTATCGATAAAGCGCTGAAAAAAGCTGAAGGCGGCGGTGGCGAAAACTTCGATCGCGCTCGCTATGAAGGCTTTGGCCCAGGCAACTGTATGGTAATCGTAGATTGCCTAACGGATAACCCAAATCGGACCTTCGGGGACGTTCGTCAGTGCTTCACCAAGACTAAGACCAAGATTGGCACCCAGGGTAGTGTCAGCCATATGTTTGATCATAGTGCCATCTTCTCGTTCCAACACGATGATGAGGATGCCGTACTCGAAGCGCTAATGATGGCTGACGTGGATGTCACGGACATTGAGCAGGACGCTGAAATTATCAACGTTTTTGCACCACAGACCGAGTTTTTCAAAGCGAAGCAAGCGCTCCAGGATGCCTTCGGAGAAATTGACTTCGAAATGGCTGAGATTCAGTTTATTCCACAGACAACGACCGAGATTAATGAAGACGATAAGCCGATGTTCGACAAATTCTTAGCGATGCTAGATGACTTAGATGATGTCCAGCGGGTTTACCACAACGCTGAGTAA
- a CDS encoding FMN-binding glutamate synthase family protein, protein MTLMQRVLLFVSTVGNLAAATIAVVFDIYFLLIITLAYSAIGLYDVLLNRHTITTLYPVVAHIRFILESFHDEIHQYFIASNTEERPFSREQRNTVYRRAKRLNDAKAFGTERDLYEENYLSIEHSIYPTEVTERAKRHLIGSSQCTKPYSASRLNTSAMSFGSLSANAISALNQAAKLGGYYHNTGEGGISPYHQHGGDLVWQIGSGLFGCRTQDGEFDAEMFQASASQDAVKMVEIKLSQGAKPGHGGVLPKEKITEEIAAVRLIATDQDCVSPARHPLASSPEALMKYIAHLRELSGGKPVGFKLCLGKRSEFIQLVKAMLSTGVLPDFITVDGAEGGTGAAPVEFSNRLGYPIAEGIAFVNQVLMGAGLRSEISVIASGKTATGFDILSKLALGADVVNAARTMMLAMGCIQSQSCHTNLCPTGIATQDPVRSRALNPASKAVRIANFQAASCENFFHLIGAMGINDPAKLKPWMVKRRNGDGIISDCIEADELLSEGQLLSDDMPERWRKLWIDEVA, encoded by the coding sequence ATGACATTAATGCAGCGAGTTCTATTATTTGTTTCCACGGTTGGGAATCTTGCAGCAGCTACTATTGCCGTTGTATTCGATATTTATTTCCTGCTGATAATCACCTTAGCCTATTCGGCTATAGGCCTTTATGATGTGCTGTTGAATCGCCATACCATCACGACCCTTTATCCTGTAGTGGCGCATATCCGCTTCATCCTTGAGTCCTTCCATGATGAAATCCATCAGTACTTCATTGCCTCGAATACAGAAGAAAGGCCTTTCAGCAGAGAGCAGCGGAATACCGTGTATCGCCGTGCAAAGCGCCTCAACGATGCCAAGGCATTTGGGACAGAGCGAGATCTCTATGAAGAAAACTACCTATCTATCGAACACTCTATCTACCCAACCGAAGTTACCGAGCGCGCCAAGCGTCATCTCATCGGTTCGTCACAGTGCACTAAACCTTATTCGGCATCGAGGCTAAATACTTCGGCAATGAGTTTTGGCTCGCTGAGCGCGAATGCAATTAGCGCGCTTAACCAAGCTGCCAAATTAGGCGGCTATTACCACAATACGGGAGAGGGCGGCATTAGCCCCTACCATCAACACGGTGGTGATCTAGTTTGGCAAATTGGCTCGGGACTTTTTGGTTGTCGGACGCAGGACGGGGAATTTGATGCCGAAATGTTTCAAGCTTCAGCATCCCAAGATGCCGTGAAGATGGTTGAAATTAAGCTTTCCCAGGGCGCCAAACCCGGCCATGGAGGCGTGCTCCCTAAGGAAAAGATTACCGAGGAAATTGCTGCCGTAAGACTGATCGCGACAGATCAAGACTGTGTTTCACCGGCAAGACACCCGCTCGCGTCGTCCCCTGAGGCATTAATGAAGTATATCGCTCATCTGCGCGAGCTATCCGGTGGCAAGCCCGTTGGTTTTAAACTGTGCCTCGGAAAGCGAAGTGAATTTATCCAATTGGTTAAGGCAATGCTGAGTACGGGAGTCCTACCCGACTTCATCACAGTTGACGGTGCGGAAGGTGGAACCGGCGCGGCACCCGTGGAGTTCTCGAACCGTTTAGGCTACCCAATCGCTGAGGGTATTGCTTTCGTTAATCAAGTACTAATGGGAGCGGGATTACGCTCAGAAATATCAGTTATTGCGTCTGGAAAAACAGCAACGGGCTTCGATATCCTATCCAAGCTGGCATTGGGGGCAGATGTTGTTAATGCGGCTCGAACTATGATGTTAGCAATGGGGTGTATTCAATCGCAAAGCTGTCACACCAATCTGTGTCCAACGGGTATAGCAACGCAAGATCCAGTGAGATCAAGAGCTTTGAACCCCGCAAGTAAAGCCGTGAGAATTGCAAATTTTCAAGCGGCGAGCTGTGAGAACTTCTTCCACCTAATTGGTGCCATGGGAATAAATGACCCAGCGAAGCTGAAGCCCTGGATGGTCAAACGCCGTAATGGTGATGGCATTATCAGTGATTGTATTGAGGCGGATGAGTTACTCTCAGAAGGGCAGCTACTCAGTGATGATATGCCCGAGCGCTGGCGAAAGCTCTGGATTGATGAAGTTGCGTAG
- the sstT gene encoding serine/threonine transporter SstT — protein MLAVFQPLVRLWQTSSLILQIFIGLVIGAAIGLLAPTSAMSLGLFGDLFVGALKAVAPILVFILVCSAIANHQPGKKTSIRALLVLYGVGTVTAAIIALTASTLFPSELLLFVGDTSITPPSGIGGVLNTLIFNIVANPIDALLSANYIGILTWAVLLGLGLQKSSDTTKQSLSDLADAITRVVRIVIAFAPIGILGLVAYSIATTGFEAMINYGHLLAVLVGCMLVMALLVNPLIVFLVIGRNPYPIIFPTLLASGLPAFFTRSSAANIPVNMNVCKRYGLPEDTYAVSIPLGATVNMAGAAITITTLTLAATATLGIQVDFASALLLCIVAAVSACGASGVAGGSLLLIPLACSLFGIDNEISMQIVAIGFVISVLQDSLETALNSSTDVVYTTTACIMDDPSLYKNIAEQ, from the coding sequence ATGCTAGCCGTATTCCAACCTCTTGTTCGCCTCTGGCAGACTAGTAGCCTCATCCTACAAATTTTTATCGGTCTGGTTATCGGTGCCGCTATTGGATTGCTGGCCCCAACCAGCGCAATGTCTCTAGGCCTGTTCGGCGATTTATTCGTTGGTGCTTTAAAGGCTGTTGCCCCTATCTTAGTGTTCATACTGGTTTGCTCAGCAATTGCTAACCATCAACCTGGGAAAAAAACCAGTATCCGTGCACTATTAGTGCTATATGGGGTCGGTACGGTAACCGCTGCGATTATAGCGTTGACCGCAAGCACGTTATTCCCGTCTGAACTTTTGCTTTTTGTAGGCGATACCAGTATCACCCCTCCTTCGGGGATCGGCGGTGTTTTGAATACCTTGATTTTTAACATCGTTGCGAATCCAATTGACGCGCTCTTATCGGCTAACTATATCGGTATTCTTACGTGGGCAGTCCTACTTGGTCTAGGGTTGCAGAAGTCGAGTGATACCACTAAGCAATCTTTGTCTGATCTCGCCGACGCGATCACTCGCGTAGTTCGCATTGTCATCGCATTTGCGCCTATTGGTATTCTCGGTTTGGTCGCGTATTCCATTGCTACCACCGGTTTTGAGGCGATGATTAACTACGGACATCTGCTCGCAGTGCTCGTTGGCTGTATGTTGGTTATGGCGCTATTGGTTAACCCGTTAATCGTCTTCTTGGTGATTGGCCGCAACCCGTACCCAATCATCTTCCCCACTCTACTCGCGAGTGGCTTACCTGCATTTTTCACCCGCTCTTCGGCCGCTAACATCCCAGTGAATATGAACGTTTGTAAGCGCTACGGCTTACCAGAGGACACCTACGCTGTTTCTATCCCGCTTGGTGCTACGGTAAATATGGCCGGTGCAGCAATTACCATTACTACGCTTACACTGGCCGCTACAGCAACCTTAGGGATCCAGGTGGACTTCGCCTCTGCCTTACTACTCTGTATCGTAGCCGCGGTAAGTGCGTGTGGAGCGTCGGGCGTCGCGGGCGGGTCGTTACTGCTTATTCCACTCGCCTGTTCCTTATTTGGTATCGACAACGAAATTTCGATGCAGATAGTGGCTATTGGCTTTGTTATTTCGGTACTTCAGGATTCACTCGAAACAGCCCTGAACAGCTCGACGGATGTTGTTTATACTACCACTGCCTGTATCATGGACGATCCTTCACTGTATAAAAATATCGCTGAGCAATAA